GCCGCGGCACTTGTTGCGTTGCATCATCCGGTGTTACAGGAGAATCAGACAAGTGAGAGGGTGCTCCATGAAGAAGAGTGGCGAAACCAACGGCCCGGTCATCATCAAGAAATATGCTAATCGGCGCCTCTACAACACCGAGACTTCGTCCTATATCACTCTCGAACACCTCGCCGCGATGACGCGCGAGGGACGCGACTTCAAGGTGATCGACGCGAAATCCGAGGACGACATTACTCATAATGTCCTGACCCAGATCATCATGGAAGAGGAAGCGCGGGGACAGACCCTGCTGCCGGTCAGTTTCCTGCGTCAGCTGATCGCGCTTTACGGCGACAGCATGCAGGCGCTGGTGCCCGGCTATCTCGAAGCGTCGATGGAAAGCTTCCGCCGCAATCAGCAGCAGTTCAAGACCGCTGTCGAAGGCGCCTTCGCCAATTCGCCCTTCGCCGAACTCGCCAAGCAGAATATGGCGATGTTCGAAGCGGCGACTGCCGCGTTCAAGCCGGATGCGACGCAGCCGGGCGCCGCAGCCCACGGGGCGACCGACGAATCGGCCGCTGCCAAGGATGATGAGATCGCGGCACTGCGTTCGGAGCTGA
This genomic interval from Sphingosinithalassobacter tenebrarum contains the following:
- the phaR gene encoding polyhydroxyalkanoate synthesis repressor PhaR, producing MKKSGETNGPVIIKKYANRRLYNTETSSYITLEHLAAMTREGRDFKVIDAKSEDDITHNVLTQIIMEEEARGQTLLPVSFLRQLIALYGDSMQALVPGYLEASMESFRRNQQQFKTAVEGAFANSPFAELAKQNMAMFEAATAAFKPDATQPGAAAHGATDESAAAKDDEIAALRSELTRLQDKVEKLGK